The Aminithiophilus ramosus genome contains a region encoding:
- a CDS encoding GntR family transcriptional regulator: MRPSAPTLTDRAYYELRNGILNGEFSPGTFFREEEVAARLGVSRTPVRTALKMLLSEGFLVQGRDRRLQVAHISLAELSETFEARRAVEGAIAALACRKGDDEELARLEHFVYDEELAHREHNRLFILHSDRNFHAHLALMAGNTCLADFQGRLSGLVSRFLALSSTLDGEIIHALKEHRAIVAAVRTREPERARSAMLRHLDNIEDRIRCRIEDGRDGTGEESWTCR; encoded by the coding sequence GTGAGGCCATCGGCTCCGACATTGACCGATCGCGCCTATTACGAGCTGCGCAACGGGATCCTCAACGGCGAGTTCTCTCCCGGCACCTTCTTCCGCGAGGAAGAGGTGGCGGCCCGTCTCGGGGTGAGCCGCACGCCGGTGAGGACGGCCCTGAAAATGCTTCTCTCCGAGGGCTTTCTCGTTCAGGGACGGGACCGCCGCCTTCAGGTGGCCCACATCTCCCTCGCCGAACTTTCCGAGACCTTCGAGGCGCGCCGGGCCGTCGAAGGGGCCATCGCCGCCCTTGCCTGCAGGAAGGGCGACGACGAGGAACTGGCCCGCCTGGAGCACTTCGTCTACGACGAGGAGCTGGCTCACCGGGAGCACAACCGCCTTTTCATCCTCCACAGCGACCGGAACTTCCACGCCCATCTGGCCCTGATGGCCGGGAACACCTGTCTGGCCGACTTCCAGGGCCGTCTCAGCGGCCTCGTCAGCCGTTTCCTCGCCCTCAGCTCCACTCTCGACGGGGAAATCATTCACGCCCTTAAGGAACATCGGGCCATCGTGGCCGCCGTCAGAACCCGCGAACCCGAACGGGCCCGCTCGGCCATGTTGCGTCATCTGGACAACATCGAAGACCGCATCCGCTGCCGCATCGAAGACGGCCGGGACGGAACAGGAGAGGAGTCGTGGACATGCAGGTAG
- a CDS encoding electron transfer flavoprotein subunit beta/FixA family protein has translation MDIAVLIKQVPDTDEVKMDPEKGTMIRDGVGSLINPLDMNALEAALTLARRGGTVTVLSMGPAQAERALREALALGADRALLLSDRAFAGADTWATAKVLATLLDKTGPFDVILAGEKATDGETGQVGPEVATFLSIPFATYVSRIEASDEGITVRRTVEEGYQHLRLPCPCLLTVLHDLNEPSMPTLAGKKRGRRAQVERFGLDDLALDRSDVGLSGSPTRVVRIAHPKISRRTAFFGGKDLDAGIEQVIGLLREKALLQGGCRS, from the coding sequence ATGGATATCGCAGTGCTCATCAAACAGGTGCCCGACACGGACGAGGTGAAGATGGACCCCGAAAAGGGGACGATGATCCGCGACGGCGTCGGCAGCCTCATCAATCCCCTCGACATGAACGCCCTCGAGGCGGCTCTGACCCTTGCCCGCCGGGGCGGCACGGTCACGGTCCTCTCCATGGGCCCCGCTCAGGCCGAACGGGCCCTCCGGGAGGCGCTGGCCCTGGGAGCCGACAGAGCCCTCCTCCTTTCCGACCGGGCCTTCGCCGGAGCCGACACGTGGGCCACGGCCAAGGTTCTGGCGACCCTCCTGGATAAGACGGGCCCCTTCGACGTCATCCTCGCCGGCGAAAAGGCCACCGACGGAGAGACGGGCCAGGTTGGCCCCGAGGTGGCCACGTTCCTCTCCATTCCCTTCGCCACCTACGTGAGCCGCATCGAGGCCTCCGACGAGGGGATCACCGTCCGCCGCACCGTCGAGGAGGGCTACCAGCACCTTCGCCTTCCTTGCCCCTGCCTCCTGACGGTCCTCCACGATCTCAACGAGCCCTCCATGCCCACTCTGGCCGGAAAGAAACGGGGTCGGCGGGCCCAGGTGGAACGGTTCGGCCTCGACGATCTCGCCCTGGACCGATCCGACGTGGGCCTTTCGGGCTCCCCCACCCGCGTCGTCAGGATCGCCCACCCCAAGATCTCGCGCCGGACGGCCTTCTTCGGCGGCAAGGATCTCGACGCCGGCATCGAACAGGTCATCGGACTTCTCAGGGAAAAGGCCCTGCTTCAGGGAGGCTGTCGGTCATGA
- a CDS encoding electron transfer flavoprotein subunit alpha/FixB family protein gives MRRSERQGKGGVFVVAEIRNGRTHSCTYELTSKARELADSRGTSVTVVVLRAPAADEPRELFLYGADEVLLVEDRRLASLDALVQARIVARLIEEGDPEIVLAPATTTGRTVLPAVAALVETGLTADCTGLSIDDETGLLLQTRPAIGGNVMATIKTPDHLPQMATVRPKTFPVAPPRERPGRIERPRLDEALFASSVVCLSDEVVAGDETNIQDLDVVVSGGKGLKRPEGFALIRELARLLDGGVGASRPTVEAKWMAYPHQVGLSGKVVAPRVYIAAGISGAVQHLAGMQTAETIIAINKDPEAPIFRVADVALCGDLYDIVPRLIEALDRERGKLHD, from the coding sequence ATGAGACGGAGCGAACGACAGGGAAAGGGCGGCGTCTTCGTCGTCGCCGAGATCCGGAACGGAAGGACCCACTCCTGCACGTACGAGCTGACGAGCAAGGCCCGGGAGCTGGCCGACAGCCGAGGCACGTCGGTGACGGTCGTCGTCCTCCGGGCCCCCGCGGCCGACGAACCTCGGGAGCTGTTTCTCTACGGCGCCGATGAGGTCCTCCTCGTCGAGGATAGGCGCCTCGCCTCTCTCGACGCTCTGGTCCAGGCCCGCATCGTGGCCCGGCTCATCGAGGAGGGCGACCCCGAGATCGTCCTGGCCCCGGCGACGACGACGGGGAGAACGGTTCTGCCCGCCGTGGCGGCTCTCGTCGAGACGGGGCTGACGGCGGACTGCACGGGCCTGTCCATCGACGACGAGACGGGGCTCCTGCTCCAGACCCGCCCGGCCATCGGCGGCAACGTCATGGCCACCATCAAGACGCCCGATCACCTTCCCCAGATGGCGACGGTCCGGCCCAAGACCTTTCCCGTGGCCCCGCCCCGAGAGCGCCCGGGACGGATCGAGCGCCCCCGCCTGGACGAGGCTCTTTTCGCCTCCTCCGTCGTCTGCCTTTCCGACGAGGTCGTCGCCGGAGACGAGACGAACATCCAGGATCTGGACGTCGTCGTCTCCGGCGGCAAGGGGCTGAAACGCCCCGAGGGCTTCGCCCTGATCCGGGAGCTGGCCCGCCTTCTCGACGGCGGCGTCGGGGCGAGCCGCCCCACCGTCGAGGCCAAGTGGATGGCCTACCCCCATCAGGTCGGCCTTTCGGGGAAGGTCGTCGCCCCCCGCGTCTACATCGCCGCCGGAATTTCCGGCGCCGTCCAGCACCTGGCCGGGATGCAGACGGCGGAGACGATCATCGCCATCAACAAAGACCCCGAGGCGCCCATCTTCCGCGTCGCCGACGTGGCCCTCTGCGGCGACCTTTACGACATCGTGCCCCGCCTCATCGAGGCCCTGGACCGGGAGAGGGGGAAGCTTCATGACTGA
- a CDS encoding FAD-binding oxidoreductase: protein MTEYRPVTAHVVERLQNILGARNVSCDADKLLTYSRDEVQGPFWKDGCLAEVVVFPESTEDVAALVRLAGEERIPLTARGAGTGLSGGAVPARRGIVVSFEKMNRIIELDRENLTLTVEPGVVTAEINRAAVDAGLLYAGDPCSGDASFIGGNVAENAGGNKVVKYGPTGSHVLALEAVMADGSVTWFGGKRRKDVTGYDFVHLLVGSEGTLALITKIVLKLLPLPAEVVDLLVPFPDVASAVAFVPRIVTEGKVLPASIEFMDRRSINLTERFLNTNLPYSDAGAHLIIQLEGNDAESLADEYERIGDLCLAHGALEVFVADNRNSRDKLWKARKSITESVWAFHPGKNVNEDVVVPTGAVPELMRRLDEIVTRAGSAYVVFGHIGDGNMHVTAAPAPEEPDRESILHRIQDELYDVVKSLGGTLTGEHGVGLKRRDAITRFLDATQIDLIRRVKLAFDPQNILNPDKIVPWE, encoded by the coding sequence ATGACTGAGTACCGTCCCGTGACCGCGCACGTCGTCGAGCGCCTTCAGAACATCCTCGGGGCCCGGAACGTCTCCTGCGACGCCGACAAGCTCCTGACCTACTCGCGAGACGAGGTCCAGGGACCGTTCTGGAAGGACGGCTGCCTCGCCGAGGTCGTCGTCTTTCCCGAGAGCACGGAAGACGTGGCCGCCCTCGTCCGCCTGGCCGGCGAGGAGCGGATCCCCCTCACCGCCCGCGGCGCCGGGACGGGCCTTTCCGGCGGCGCCGTTCCGGCCCGGCGGGGGATCGTCGTCTCCTTCGAGAAGATGAACCGCATCATCGAGCTGGACAGGGAGAACCTGACCCTCACCGTCGAGCCCGGCGTCGTCACGGCCGAGATCAACCGTGCCGCCGTCGATGCCGGCCTTCTCTACGCCGGCGACCCCTGCAGCGGAGACGCCTCCTTCATCGGAGGCAACGTGGCCGAGAACGCCGGAGGCAACAAGGTCGTCAAGTACGGCCCCACGGGGAGCCACGTCCTGGCCCTGGAGGCCGTCATGGCCGACGGCAGCGTCACCTGGTTCGGCGGCAAGCGCCGCAAGGACGTGACGGGCTACGACTTCGTCCACCTTCTCGTCGGCTCCGAGGGGACGCTGGCCCTGATCACCAAGATCGTCCTCAAGCTCCTCCCCCTCCCGGCCGAGGTCGTCGACCTTCTCGTTCCCTTTCCCGACGTGGCCTCGGCCGTGGCCTTCGTCCCCCGCATCGTCACCGAGGGAAAGGTCCTTCCGGCCTCGATCGAGTTCATGGACCGCCGCTCCATCAATCTGACGGAGCGCTTCCTCAACACGAATCTTCCCTACAGCGACGCCGGGGCCCACCTCATCATCCAGCTCGAGGGCAACGACGCGGAGAGCCTGGCCGACGAGTACGAGCGCATCGGCGACCTCTGCCTGGCCCACGGAGCCCTCGAGGTCTTCGTCGCCGACAACCGCAACAGCCGCGACAAGCTCTGGAAGGCCCGCAAGAGCATCACCGAGTCCGTCTGGGCCTTCCATCCGGGCAAGAACGTCAACGAAGACGTCGTCGTCCCCACGGGAGCCGTTCCGGAGCTGATGAGACGCCTCGACGAGATCGTCACGCGGGCCGGCAGCGCCTATGTCGTCTTCGGCCACATCGGCGACGGCAACATGCACGTCACGGCCGCCCCGGCGCCGGAGGAGCCCGACCGGGAGTCGATCCTCCACCGGATCCAGGACGAGCTCTACGACGTCGTCAAGTCCCTAGGCGGAACGCTGACGGGCGAGCACGGCGTGGGGCTGAAACGGCGCGACGCCATCACACGATTCCTCGACGCGACGCAGATCGACCTGATCCGCCGCGTCAAGCTCGCCTTCGATCCCCAGAACATCCTCAACCCCGACAAGATCGTCCCCTGGGAGTGA
- a CDS encoding DMT family transporter, protein MALAGAATTVQPSVNGRLAQKVGSLESAFVSFAVGTLALLVLVLLRNQGNLRALSQAVWWEWTGGLLGAFYVTALIVCIPRLGTTVGFAAAIAAQLVTGLLLDATGFFGFGAQAVTPSRLVGVALLFLGAWLVRG, encoded by the coding sequence ATGGCCCTCGCCGGAGCGGCCACGACGGTCCAGCCCTCCGTCAACGGCCGTCTGGCCCAGAAAGTGGGTTCCCTGGAGAGCGCCTTCGTCTCCTTCGCCGTCGGGACTCTGGCCCTTCTCGTCCTGGTCCTCCTCCGAAATCAGGGGAACCTCCGCGCCCTCTCCCAGGCGGTCTGGTGGGAGTGGACGGGCGGCCTGCTCGGGGCTTTCTACGTGACGGCCCTCATCGTCTGCATCCCCCGTCTGGGGACGACGGTGGGCTTCGCGGCGGCCATCGCCGCCCAGCTCGTCACCGGCCTGCTGCTGGACGCCACGGGCTTTTTCGGCTTCGGAGCCCAGGCCGTGACGCCTTCCCGCCTCGTCGGAGTGGCCCTTCTCTTTCTCGGAGCCTGGCTCGTCCGGGGCTGA
- a CDS encoding M23 family metallopeptidase, producing MFRRPILVLLLLLALASPSAAEMKARFIAPQAVSQGEPFLVELILPVEPRSASLRWLGREQALEPRPVEGGFWSLRALVGASASQKAGREIVAFSVDVAGRSRTFPWQIEIRSRSFPESRLTVEEKMVVPPEEARSRIEKESRRVQAALASSQPSGLWTLPLNRPVKGIVTCPYGWRRVYNGKPRSPHSGVDLRAGVGASVRSLAPGRVLLAEEHYFAGNVVYVDHGGGVVSAYAHLSRIDVAVGQDVERGQVLGLAGATGRVTGPHLHLGLFLQGRSVDAMPLFEEDLKGLLEGRQELEIALG from the coding sequence ATGTTCCGTCGTCCCATCCTTGTCCTTCTTTTGCTTCTGGCCCTCGCCTCGCCGTCGGCGGCGGAGATGAAGGCCCGATTCATCGCCCCCCAGGCCGTCTCTCAGGGAGAGCCCTTCCTCGTCGAACTGATCCTTCCCGTCGAGCCCCGGAGCGCCTCGCTCCGCTGGCTGGGGCGCGAACAGGCCCTGGAACCCCGTCCCGTCGAGGGAGGGTTCTGGTCCCTTCGGGCCCTCGTCGGCGCCTCGGCCTCCCAGAAGGCCGGCAGGGAGATCGTCGCCTTCTCCGTCGACGTGGCGGGGCGGTCACGGACCTTTCCCTGGCAGATCGAAATCCGCTCCCGATCCTTTCCCGAAAGCCGTCTCACCGTGGAGGAGAAGATGGTCGTCCCTCCCGAGGAGGCCCGATCGCGCATCGAAAAGGAGTCCCGCCGCGTCCAGGCCGCCCTGGCGAGCTCCCAGCCCTCGGGGCTCTGGACCCTCCCCCTGAACCGTCCCGTCAAGGGCATCGTCACCTGTCCCTACGGCTGGCGGCGCGTCTACAACGGCAAGCCCCGCAGTCCCCACAGCGGCGTCGATCTCCGGGCCGGAGTGGGGGCGTCGGTGCGCTCTCTGGCTCCGGGCCGGGTCCTCCTGGCCGAGGAGCACTACTTTGCCGGCAACGTCGTCTACGTCGATCACGGAGGAGGCGTCGTCAGCGCCTATGCCCATCTCTCCCGCATCGACGTCGCCGTGGGGCAGGACGTCGAAAGGGGGCAGGTCCTTGGGCTGGCCGGGGCCACGGGACGGGTCACGGGGCCCCACCTTCACCTGGGGCTCTTCCTCCAGGGCCGTTCCGTCGACGCCATGCCCCTCTTCGAGGAGGACCTCAAGGGCCTTCTCGAAGGACGGCAGGAGCTGGAGATCGCCCTGGGCTGA
- a CDS encoding 3-oxoacyl-ACP synthase III family protein: protein MKATKARLAPIACYLPPKRLSNDDLVREFDGWTVEKIRAKTGIDERCVAETEPVSELVCLAAERLFSEGVDRRSIDMVLLCTETPDYIMPATACIVHERLGLRRDCGAFDYNLGCSGYIYGLHMASALVRSGLAGKVLLLTGDVMTRYIHRGDKSTRTIFGDGFTASLVSDGPGAEIGSFVLGTDGSGAGNLIIPAGGTVLPCSEETKEVRTNRYGNSRTKENLYMNGPEVLKFALAEVPPAVGSCLEKNGLAFDDVDFFVFHQATAMMLERLREEMAIPRDKFVLDMADKGNTISSTIPFALRGLLDEGRLPSGRTALLCGFGVGYSWGATLLRF from the coding sequence ATGAAGGCAACGAAGGCAAGGCTTGCCCCCATCGCCTGCTATCTGCCGCCCAAGCGGCTTTCCAACGACGACCTGGTCCGGGAGTTCGACGGCTGGACGGTCGAGAAGATCCGCGCCAAGACCGGCATCGACGAACGCTGCGTCGCCGAGACGGAGCCGGTCTCGGAGCTGGTCTGTCTGGCGGCGGAGCGGCTCTTTTCCGAAGGCGTCGACCGTCGGTCGATCGACATGGTCCTGCTCTGCACGGAGACGCCCGATTACATCATGCCCGCCACGGCCTGCATCGTCCACGAGAGGTTGGGGCTTCGCAGGGATTGCGGCGCCTTCGACTACAATCTGGGCTGCTCGGGCTACATCTACGGTCTCCACATGGCCTCGGCCCTGGTCCGTTCGGGCCTCGCCGGCAAGGTCCTCCTCCTGACGGGCGACGTCATGACGCGCTACATCCACAGAGGCGACAAGAGCACGCGGACCATCTTCGGCGACGGTTTCACGGCCTCTCTCGTTTCCGACGGGCCGGGCGCCGAGATCGGCTCCTTCGTCCTCGGCACCGACGGCTCGGGCGCCGGAAACCTCATCATCCCCGCCGGAGGGACGGTCCTTCCCTGTTCGGAGGAGACGAAAGAGGTCCGGACCAACCGCTACGGCAACAGTCGGACCAAGGAGAACCTCTACATGAACGGCCCGGAAGTCCTCAAATTCGCCCTCGCCGAGGTTCCTCCCGCCGTCGGGAGCTGTCTGGAGAAGAACGGACTGGCCTTCGACGACGTCGACTTTTTCGTCTTTCACCAGGCCACGGCCATGATGCTCGAAAGGCTCCGCGAGGAAATGGCCATCCCGAGGGATAAGTTCGTCCTCGACATGGCCGACAAGGGGAACACCATCAGCTCCACCATCCCCTTCGCCCTCAGGGGACTTCTCGACGAGGGGCGCCTTCCCTCGGGCAGGACGGCCCTTCTCTGCGGCTTCGGCGTCGGCTATTCCTGGGGGGCGACCCTGCTGCGCTTCTAG
- a CDS encoding sensor domain-containing protein has protein sequence MADKNDSCAFLRSGTCLGTDRRAEEVRRLQVQEESLRLLLEISPDPICLKDERGRYLAVNLAFCELHDLRDVEVVGKTVDDLARAFPDRVTDALRHACAASDEEAWRNPQERRPRHVAVDVRGERRFFDVVKVPLLSDRGSPCRLVVFGRDVTEREAALADLRENRRRVGEILRIAQMGCWAWYPAEDRFEWDEGAAAVLGGLPSEIAPDPASFSGRIHGDDRPRYGEAWRALVATGRYRCGYRFLRPDGKWVHLSSQAEGVYEGGRLVKVEGYVQDVTSSRAREKELLLAASVFENAVEGICITDAENRIVSVNPAFSAITGYGADEVLGRDPRILKSDRHPKAFYEAFWLGLLSEGRWQGEIWNRRKNGETYPEWISVSVLRDEEGVPLNYIAVFRDLSQHAFRESGILLPSYHDPLTDLPNKALFTDRLNQELIRARKGRHTFGVIYVDLDRFKNLNDSFGHFLGDQFLQQVAERLLAVSLTTDTVARFGGDEFGILVQEAHGPADLLKRAETFLSAFRQPFDLDGRSVFISASAGVSVFPLDGDDADSLLSKADLAMYRAKELGGNQAGFFTEELGEKTSRQMLLESSLRQALVKGEFSLFYQPLLNLAEGRVVSLEALVRWDHPLAGLTGPGEFIPLAEETGLILPLGDWIFREVCRQVRLWRDLGLSSFRVAVNLSPRQFNRRGLADHLCALLAERSLSPDDVELEITEGTFFTDDGSFEMVEELRRRGFRLFIDDFGTGYSSLSYLRRLPVTGLKIDQSFVRDMADEPSMRAIVRTVIELARTLGLEAIAEGVESDEILRLLREMGCPVIQGYWLSRPLPPDQIRPLLDPGRRFP, from the coding sequence ATGGCGGACAAAAACGATTCCTGTGCCTTTCTCCGATCCGGGACCTGTCTCGGCACCGACAGACGGGCCGAGGAGGTCCGACGCCTGCAGGTGCAGGAAGAGAGCCTCCGTCTTCTCCTCGAGATCTCTCCCGATCCGATCTGCCTCAAGGACGAGAGGGGGCGCTACCTCGCCGTCAACCTTGCCTTCTGCGAGCTTCACGATCTCCGTGACGTCGAGGTCGTCGGGAAGACCGTCGACGACCTGGCCCGCGCCTTTCCCGACCGGGTGACCGACGCCCTGCGCCATGCCTGCGCCGCCTCCGACGAGGAGGCCTGGCGGAACCCGCAGGAACGACGCCCTCGCCATGTCGCCGTCGACGTCCGAGGGGAGCGACGTTTCTTCGACGTCGTCAAGGTCCCTCTCCTCTCCGATCGGGGCAGCCCCTGCCGTCTCGTCGTCTTCGGCCGGGACGTGACGGAACGCGAGGCCGCCCTGGCCGATCTCCGGGAGAACAGGCGGCGTGTCGGCGAGATCCTGCGCATCGCCCAGATGGGCTGCTGGGCCTGGTATCCCGCCGAGGACCGTTTCGAGTGGGACGAGGGGGCGGCGGCCGTTCTCGGCGGCCTGCCGAGCGAGATCGCTCCCGATCCGGCCTCGTTCTCGGGGCGCATCCACGGCGACGACCGTCCCCGCTACGGCGAGGCCTGGAGGGCGCTCGTCGCGACGGGACGGTACCGGTGCGGCTACCGCTTTCTCCGCCCCGACGGGAAGTGGGTTCACCTCAGCTCCCAGGCCGAGGGGGTCTACGAGGGGGGGAGGCTCGTCAAGGTGGAGGGCTACGTACAGGACGTGACGTCGAGCCGGGCCCGGGAGAAAGAGCTTCTCCTGGCGGCGAGCGTCTTCGAGAACGCCGTCGAGGGGATCTGCATCACCGACGCCGAGAACCGCATCGTCTCCGTCAATCCCGCCTTTTCGGCCATCACCGGCTACGGCGCCGACGAGGTCCTCGGCAGAGATCCCCGCATCCTCAAGTCGGACCGGCACCCCAAGGCCTTCTACGAGGCCTTCTGGCTCGGCCTGCTCTCGGAGGGGCGCTGGCAGGGCGAGATCTGGAACCGCCGCAAGAACGGCGAGACCTATCCCGAATGGATCTCCGTCTCCGTCCTCCGCGACGAAGAGGGGGTCCCCCTCAACTACATCGCCGTCTTCCGCGACCTCTCGCAACATGCCTTCCGCGAGTCGGGGATCCTTCTCCCATCCTACCACGATCCCCTGACGGATCTGCCCAACAAGGCCCTTTTCACCGACCGCCTCAACCAGGAGCTGATCCGGGCCAGGAAGGGGAGGCACACCTTCGGCGTCATCTACGTCGATCTCGACCGCTTCAAGAACCTCAACGACAGCTTCGGCCACTTCCTCGGCGATCAGTTCCTCCAGCAGGTCGCCGAACGGCTCCTGGCGGTCTCCCTGACGACGGACACGGTGGCCCGTTTCGGCGGCGACGAGTTCGGCATCCTCGTCCAGGAGGCTCACGGCCCGGCGGACCTCCTCAAAAGGGCCGAGACCTTCCTCTCCGCCTTCCGTCAGCCCTTCGACCTCGACGGCAGGTCGGTCTTCATCAGCGCCAGCGCCGGAGTCAGCGTCTTCCCCCTCGACGGCGACGACGCCGACTCCCTCCTCAGCAAGGCCGACCTGGCCATGTACCGGGCGAAGGAGCTGGGCGGCAACCAGGCCGGTTTCTTCACCGAGGAGCTGGGGGAAAAGACGTCGCGGCAGATGCTTCTCGAGTCGAGTCTCCGCCAGGCCCTCGTCAAGGGAGAATTCTCCCTCTTCTACCAGCCGCTCCTGAACCTTGCGGAAGGACGCGTCGTCTCCCTCGAGGCCCTGGTCCGCTGGGACCATCCCCTCGCGGGGCTCACGGGGCCGGGCGAGTTCATCCCCCTCGCCGAGGAGACGGGACTCATTCTTCCCCTCGGCGACTGGATCTTCCGCGAGGTCTGCCGTCAGGTCCGGCTCTGGCGCGATCTCGGTCTTTCGAGCTTCCGCGTCGCCGTCAATCTCTCGCCCCGTCAGTTCAACCGCAGGGGGCTGGCCGATCACCTCTGCGCCCTGCTGGCCGAGCGCTCCCTTTCTCCCGACGACGTCGAGCTGGAGATCACCGAAGGGACCTTTTTCACCGACGACGGTTCCTTCGAAATGGTGGAGGAGCTCCGGCGTCGGGGCTTCCGCCTCTTCATCGACGACTTCGGCACGGGGTACTCCTCGCTGAGCTACCTGAGGCGCCTCCCCGTGACGGGACTGAAAATCGACCAGTCCTTCGTCCGCGACATGGCCGACGAGCCCTCGATGAGGGCCATCGTCCGCACCGTCATCGAGCTCGCCCGCACCCTGGGCCTCGAAGCCATCGCCGAAGGCGTCGAGAGCGACGAGATCCTTCGCCTGCTCCGCGAGATGGGCTGTCCCGTCATCCAGGGCTACTGGCTGAGCCGCCCCCTTCCGCCCGATCAGATCCGCCCCCTCCTCGACCCGGGAAGGCGCTTTCCCTGA
- a CDS encoding nitroreductase family protein codes for MIRIILGRRSVRSFRATPVELYKVETLLACAFAAPSSKDRRPCHFIVIDDRSLLDELGKAYGQARMFREAPLALAVCVDVKAYRRAYDLHDGTWMEDGAAAMENILLAARALELEGVWVKVADRHPRESEMAPLLQLPEGVRCLSLALIGYGREELAPHEGLDETRLHRNGW; via the coding sequence ATGATCCGAATCATCCTGGGAAGACGAAGCGTTCGATCTTTCCGGGCCACCCCCGTGGAGCTCTACAAAGTGGAGACTCTTCTCGCCTGCGCCTTCGCCGCCCCCAGCTCGAAAGACCGCAGGCCCTGTCACTTCATCGTCATCGACGACAGGTCCCTTCTGGACGAGTTGGGCAAGGCCTACGGCCAGGCCCGGATGTTCCGGGAGGCCCCCCTGGCCCTTGCCGTCTGCGTCGACGTCAAGGCCTACCGCCGCGCCTACGACCTCCACGACGGGACGTGGATGGAAGACGGAGCGGCGGCCATGGAGAACATCCTCCTCGCCGCCCGGGCCCTGGAGCTGGAGGGGGTCTGGGTCAAAGTCGCCGACCGTCACCCGCGGGAGAGCGAAATGGCCCCTCTGCTTCAGCTGCCCGAGGGCGTGCGCTGCCTCTCTCTGGCGCTGATCGGCTACGGCCGGGAGGAGCTGGCCCCTCACGAGGGGCTCGACGAGACGAGACTCCACCGCAACGGCTGGTGA
- a CDS encoding MATE family efflux transporter, which translates to MSILSLDPRTEAMGRDPVGLLLLRFSTPAIIGLLANALYNIVDRMFIGRIVGSQGLTAVTVAFPFFGLAVTLGIFISVGASSLVSRSLGRGDRDRAEQVLSNAFVLAVAAGLVLTLAGALQGERLLRLFGASDQVLPQARDYLEVILFGVPFLLVTFVLNGLMRAEGAPRWAMGTMLLATTVNIVLDWLFIARWGWGVRGAAWGTTIAQVAAVLWVSLFYGRHSSLKIRASLLPLRKEIVAASLAVGFSPGLMELSFVTLLILLNRILGELGGDVAVSAVGIFLSLDSLFYLPALGIGEGAQPLIGFNYGAGRVDRVRRIVFLATTSASAVFSVSWAVVHLFPVALVGLFSKGDVDLTAITVRGMHLGYMLLPLASLYVVTSYTFQALGRARAAFVLQVLRQIVFCFPLLLLLPRFMGIDGVWLSFPLMDVSGFSLALWMLRREMRRWKEL; encoded by the coding sequence GTGTCCATCCTGTCTCTCGATCCCCGAACGGAAGCGATGGGACGCGATCCCGTCGGCCTGCTGCTCCTTCGCTTCTCCACTCCGGCCATCATCGGCCTTCTCGCCAACGCCCTCTACAACATCGTCGACCGCATGTTCATCGGTCGCATCGTCGGCTCCCAGGGGCTGACGGCCGTGACGGTGGCCTTTCCCTTTTTCGGGCTGGCCGTCACCTTGGGCATCTTCATCTCCGTCGGCGCCTCGTCCCTCGTCTCCCGCTCCCTCGGCAGGGGAGACAGGGACCGTGCCGAGCAGGTCCTGTCCAACGCCTTCGTCCTGGCCGTCGCCGCCGGACTCGTCCTGACTCTGGCCGGGGCCCTCCAGGGAGAGAGGCTCCTTCGTCTGTTCGGCGCCAGCGATCAGGTCCTTCCTCAGGCCCGGGACTATCTCGAGGTGATCCTCTTCGGCGTCCCCTTCCTGCTGGTGACCTTCGTCCTCAACGGCCTCATGAGGGCCGAAGGCGCTCCCCGATGGGCCATGGGCACCATGCTCCTGGCCACGACGGTCAACATCGTTCTCGACTGGCTTTTCATCGCCCGCTGGGGCTGGGGCGTCCGCGGCGCCGCCTGGGGCACGACGATCGCCCAGGTCGCGGCCGTCCTCTGGGTCTCCCTCTTCTACGGGCGCCACAGCTCCCTCAAGATCAGGGCCTCCCTCCTGCCCCTCCGGAAGGAGATCGTCGCCGCCTCTCTGGCAGTGGGCTTCTCGCCGGGGCTGATGGAGCTCTCCTTCGTGACCCTTCTGATCCTGCTGAACCGCATCCTCGGCGAATTGGGGGGCGACGTTGCCGTCTCGGCCGTCGGCATCTTCCTCAGCCTGGACAGTCTCTTCTATCTGCCGGCCCTGGGGATCGGCGAGGGGGCCCAGCCGCTCATCGGCTTCAACTACGGAGCGGGAAGGGTGGACAGGGTCCGGCGCATCGTCTTCCTGGCCACGACCTCCGCTTCGGCCGTCTTTTCCGTCTCCTGGGCCGTGGTCCATCTCTTTCCCGTCGCCCTCGTGGGGCTCTTCTCCAAGGGCGATGTCGACCTGACGGCCATCACCGTAAGAGGGATGCACCTGGGCTACATGCTCCTCCCCCTGGCCTCCCTCTACGTCGTCACAAGCTACACCTTCCAGGCCCTGGGGAGGGCTCGGGCGGCCTTCGTCCTCCAGGTGCTCCGTCAGATCGTCTTCTGCTTCCCCCTCCTGCTGCTTCTGCCCCGTTTCATGGGCATCGACGGCGTCTGGCTCTCCTTTCCCCTCATGGACGTCAGCGGCTTCTCCCTGGCCCTCTGGATGCTCCGGCGGGAGATGAGGCGTTGGAAAGAGCTCTGA